The Glycine soja cultivar W05 chromosome 4, ASM419377v2, whole genome shotgun sequence genomic sequence AGCTAAATAGCAAAAGGGCATAATTGAAAAGATTGTTAGAAACCAAAATGGAAAAGAGGGGAAAAAAAGtgctaataataatatactCTAGCACACATTCCTTTTGAACTTGCTTTTCCAGTTAAAATTCACTAAAAACTACAAATTATGAGtgagatttattaaataaagagtGAGACTCGTAAGTATGtgattttcaacaaattttattttataattaaaagtgtattaaaaaaagtatgtttGAGAGGGTATTATTAGCATTTTTATAAAgagaaattattttgttaagaaTGGATTAATAAATAAACCTTCAATTGTTCTCGTAGAGTTCCTATCAAGTAGTCTATGAAGGTTTGATCGTTATATGTCCACGAATCACTGTAAACAGGCATCAAGTAGTTGTTGATGAAGTCATTGCTGCCTAAAGCAACAACATAATGAGCTTCCTGGAAAAACGTTTCTGCCTCCTCTTTCCCAATTCTGCTTCTAATCAGTTCTTGTGTCCCCTGAAACAGCTCAATTTGCTTGTAGAGAGAAAACCTTTGAATCTGCAAGAGGAATGATTTTTCAATCAAGGATTTTGCTCCTCTAGAGTACGTAAAGTGATTAATCTCAGCTCTTGATGAGAAAATCATTAGTTAATATTCTAATACATGCATAATATCAATAGTTAATTTTCTCATGAATGATTGAAATTGTGTACTTTACCCTCTAAAGTAAATTGTTTTGCCTATATACTACATAGCTATATGACAAATAGAATTGAAGTTTACACTTAGCAACTTACAAAATAACTGCCAGTTTCATTCAAGATGCCTCCACCCCCAGAAGCATAATTCACTCCATTTTCCAATATAACATCTTCAGATAGAGAAGGATCAAGGAATGCTGGAGGCCTCGGAAGGCCCATATTGTCACCTGAACATGTCAATATCACTATGATTACAGAGTGAAACAATAGAAAAATGCTCTTAAACTTTATTTCACATATATTCACATATTGCTCAACCCAGTATCAAAAACCTTTACAAACCACAACTAAAtagacactattttttttttcaaaacaaaaaaggagcCATTTTACACATTTGGCTAAAATGAATACAAAGTTGAAACAAGCGGCCATGTATGGATTTCCTGAAAATTCAACAGCCCATATGCTGatataaattaagttaaattcTTGTGAGCTCATTACCGAAAGTTATCTGcatgttatataaaaaatatagtaacaCCTCAGTTTAGTCCAAGATTGTAAACATTCATCACCATAATTAATCCTTGACTTTTCTTCACTCTCCAACTTCATAAAACATTATTTACTTTAGTACAATGAAAAGGCAAACATGAATGACCTTTTTGTAAACGTAGTGATAAAAGTGAAATTTCTGGGACTAATTTGGGGTTTAATCATATAAAGTGAAAGATTTACAATTACCTATTATATCAGCAACCGTGCGACCATTTGAGAACCTACCATTAGGTAGACCATTACCCAAATCAATACCATACCAAGGTAAACTTGCCTGAGCAAGGCTCTTAGAGAGGTACTTGTTATTTCCAACATCCGAGAGGGAGTCTCCAAAAATGAACTGCACAACCTTGCATTGGCACCCTTCAAGCCCAATTCCAAATATGGTGCCTATTAGAACAACTAGCACCAAATGGAACTTCATATTTTTTCTATCAATTGGTAATCTCTTCAAGTAATGTTATAACTTAAACCTCTTGGCTCTAAGAGAAAGGGTCTAATAATAAGGATTTAAGCACTTGGGTtggttttatacttttatataataatagctATGAATTTGTGAAATGTGGAATGGTGAGACTATGCTACGTTTGGTAGCATTGTTAGTAGAGGGAAGGAAGTAGATCGTTTGATAAACCAACTATTACTGATTCAAACCTACTGCAACTACCCTTTTGTTCTGTTACATGGTGCAGCTTTGTAACTTACGACCACATGTGTGTAGCTGAAgtcatatttgtattttttggaGGGGTGATCAAGACATGATTTGGTTAATGTTTGAACTTGAAATCCATTGGTGTGGAACTCTCGCTGAATACAGTTTAAGCATATTGGAAAATGATGAATAGCCCAATAGGGTGATTTGTAATAAGTCGAATTTTCAACGAACATGTATTATTCTAGTGAATTGTTAAGGTAAGTACACCTAACTCCGCCATCGCTTGCTA encodes the following:
- the LOC114409715 gene encoding GDSL esterase/lipase At1g74460-like yields the protein MKFHLVLVVLIGTIFGIGLEGCQCKVVQFIFGDSLSDVGNNKYLSKSLAQASLPWYGIDLGNGLPNGRFSNGRTVADIIGDNMGLPRPPAFLDPSLSEDVILENGVNYASGGGGILNETGSYFIQRFSLYKQIELFQGTQELIRSRIGKEEAETFFQEAHYVVALGSNDFINNYLMPVYSDSWTYNDQTFIDYLIGTLREQLKLLHGLGARQLMVFGLGPMGCIPLQRVLSTSGECQDRTNNLAISFNKATTKLVVDLGKQLPNSSYRFGDAYDVVNDVISNPNKYGFQNSDSPCCSFGNIRPALTCIPASKLCKDRSKYVFWDEYHPSDRANELIANELIKKFGFVRVDQTTPPSPSPALAPSSDD